The proteins below are encoded in one region of Silene latifolia isolate original U9 population chromosome 2, ASM4854445v1, whole genome shotgun sequence:
- the LOC141641144 gene encoding protein FAR1-RELATED SEQUENCE 5-like: MSTSDATTSFSTNNSFKTPRTRIEKLYALQYIPLCPEEKKSKVGQVFEMLESAKLFYKEYCTICGFTPKLATTKRIKGIELPNRFALRNVVCNKQGVKESRKRKTIDDIDIEHRSARMMREPIFDEAHNHPLASPESTIFLKGNRKMTEVQKQFVTKVKVLKLGGVKAYRGWKELCGGYDNIGATEVDFKNLVRDIKTYIGNFDAQMFVENLIGRKDTCSSFYFDFIVDENKCLAGVFWADPICIKNYMLFGEVLSADVTYGTNKYDMVFVPFTGVDHHKRCITFGAGLIGDESIECYTWLFKTFLEPMGGYQPKIIITDQDKSMKSVVPEVFKESTHRLCVCNNQVEPDEFEEQWGKIMTDYQLVEHEWFSDLYDLRELWIPTYFKDVSMSGLMRVTSRSESENIFFNRFLTPHLTLVEFWVCYESALEAQRHKQSKLNSDNKHSEIPRKTKSNLEVHASEMYSHNIFKDFQTELVVALSDCRFKDVENIDETKIYILTDL, encoded by the exons ATGagtacaagtgatgcaactacgtCTTTTTCTACAAATAACAGCTTTAAAACACCAAGGACAAGAATTGAAAAATTATATGCACTCCAGTACATTCCATTATGTCCAGAGGAAAAGAAATCTAAAGTAGGACAAGTATTCGAAATGCTAGAATCAGCAAAGTTATTCTACAAAGAATATTGTACAATCTGTGGGTTTACGCCAAAACTTGCAACAACAAAAAGGATTAAAGGCATTGAGTTACCAAACCGTTTTGCATTAAGGAATGTTGTCTGCAATAAGCAAGGTGTAAAGGAAAGTAGGAAAAGGAAGACGATCGATGACATCGACATCGAGCATCGATCTGCGAGAATGATGCGAGAACCGAT ATTCGATGAAGCGCATAACCATCCACTTGCTTCGCCTGAATCTACAATATTCTTGAAAGGAAACCGAAAAATGACAGAGGTACAGAAGCAATTTGTCACAAAGGTAAAGGTGCTAAAACTAGGTGGTGTGAAAGCCTATAGAGGTTGGAAGGAGCTGTGTGGAGGTTACGACAACATTGGGGCTACTGAGGTTGATTTCAAAAACTTGGTCAGGGACATAAAAACCTACATTGGTAATTTTGATGCACAAATGTTTGTTGAAAATCTTATTGGGAGAAAAGACACATGCagttcattttactttgattttatagTAGATGAAAACAAGTGCCTGGCTGGAGTGTTTTGGGCAGATCCGATCTGCATAAAGAACTACATGCTATTTGGTGAGGTTTTATCAGCAGATGTTACATATggaacaaacaagtacgatatggtgTTTGTGCCTTTCACAGGAGTTGATCACCACAAAAGGTGCATAACGTTTGGAGCTGGATTGATAGGTGATGAAAGTATTGAGTGTTATACATGGCTGTTCAAGACATTTTTGGAACCAATGGGCGGGTACCAACCGAAAATTATAATTACTGATCAGGACAAATCAATGAAGTCGGTAGTCCCGGAAGTGTTTAAGGAGTCAACACACAGACT GTGTGTTTGCAACAACCAAGTTGAGCCTGATGAATTCGAAGAACAATGGGGGAAGATAATGACTGATTATCAACTTGTAGAACACGAGTGGTTTTCAGATTTGTACGATCTCAGGGAACTGTGGATCCCTACCTATTTTAAAGATGTTTCAATGTCTGGCTTGATGAGGGTTACTTCTAGGTCTGAGAGTGAAAACATTTTCTTTAACAGGTTCCTCACACCTCATTTGACCCTTGTTGAGTTTTGGGTGTGCTATGAGAGTGCCTTGGAAGCACAAAGACACAAGCAGTCCAAATTGAACAGTGACAACAAACACTCTGAAATCCCACGGAAAACAAAGTCAAACCTTGAAGTCCATGCTTCTGAAATGTACTCGcacaacattttcaaagactTCCAAACAGAATTGGTTGTAGCTTTGTCTGATTGTCGTTTTAAAGATGTGGAGAATattgatgagacaaaaatatatattctaacAGACTTGTAG